One window from the genome of Candidatus Synechococcus calcipolaris G9 encodes:
- a CDS encoding IctB family putative bicarbonate transporter: protein MWQQFTLRTIPMEDWRSASWVGQLVGLFQGWRRGSVIWPWAGAIASILLSLVLILAPFVPTTMIGMLLVACTGFWLLWTLVEPSQGRLSGVHLLITVFWGIALLATGLSPVKSAALIGLAKLSLYLAFFALAERTLRSPQRRSQVITVYLLVALAVSVEAMRQWFFGAEPLATWTDPESSLANVTRVYSFLGNPNLLAGYLLPAIPLSGAAIFAWRGWLPKLLAVVMLVLNGSSLVLTFSRGGWLGLVATLLTMALLLLVWLLPRLPRFWQRWGILLLLSGLGLFLVAAVLVVPALRERVASIFVARGDSSNNFRINVWTAVEAMIRDRPWLGIGPGNDAFNRVYPLFQTSTRFTALSAYSIFLELLVEVGIIGFTVFLWFLVVLGDRGWRGLITLRDRGSRELFWLIAALSTVAGMLTHGLVDTIWYRPEVATLWWLMVAIIVSSTEIVSSREMPAPSSRSD from the coding sequence ATGTGGCAGCAATTCACCCTGAGAACGATTCCCATGGAAGATTGGCGATCGGCCAGTTGGGTGGGGCAGTTGGTGGGCCTGTTTCAGGGCTGGCGGCGGGGAAGCGTGATCTGGCCCTGGGCGGGGGCAATCGCCAGTATTCTTCTCTCATTGGTTTTAATATTGGCTCCCTTTGTGCCCACCACGATGATCGGGATGTTATTGGTTGCCTGTACTGGTTTTTGGTTACTTTGGACCCTAGTTGAGCCATCCCAGGGACGGCTTTCTGGGGTGCATTTACTCATTACCGTGTTTTGGGGCATTGCCCTGCTGGCAACGGGTCTGTCGCCGGTGAAATCCGCCGCTCTCATAGGGTTGGCCAAACTTAGTCTATATCTGGCCTTTTTTGCCCTGGCCGAGCGTACCCTCCGTAGTCCCCAACGGCGATCGCAGGTAATTACGGTCTATCTATTGGTTGCCCTTGCCGTGAGTGTTGAAGCCATGCGACAGTGGTTTTTTGGGGCAGAACCCTTGGCTACCTGGACAGACCCCGAGTCCTCCTTAGCCAATGTCACCCGCGTCTATAGTTTTCTCGGCAATCCCAATCTGTTGGCGGGTTATCTTTTGCCAGCAATTCCCTTGAGTGGAGCGGCTATCTTCGCTTGGCGGGGCTGGTTACCCAAACTTCTGGCGGTGGTAATGCTGGTCTTAAATGGCTCCAGTCTAGTGTTGACCTTCAGTCGCGGGGGCTGGCTGGGCCTGGTTGCCACCCTCCTGACCATGGCTCTTCTGCTCCTGGTGTGGCTGTTACCCCGTTTACCTCGCTTTTGGCAACGCTGGGGGATTCTCCTGCTCCTTTCGGGGTTAGGTCTTTTTCTGGTAGCCGCCGTGCTAGTTGTCCCCGCCCTACGGGAACGAGTGGCCAGTATTTTTGTGGCCCGGGGAGATAGTAGTAATAATTTTCGGATCAATGTCTGGACTGCGGTAGAAGCGATGATCCGCGATCGCCCCTGGTTAGGGATTGGCCCCGGCAATGATGCCTTTAATCGCGTCTATCCACTATTTCAGACCAGTACCCGCTTTACGGCCCTGAGTGCCTACTCGATCTTTTTAGAACTCCTCGTGGAAGTGGGGATCATTGGCTTTACTGTATTCCTATGGTTTTTAGTGGTACTGGGCGATCGCGGTTGGCGAGGATTAATTACGCTGCGAGATCGCGGCAGTCGGGAACTCTTTTGGCTCATTGCTGCCCTTTCCACCGTGGCGGGAATGCTCACCCATGGTTTGGTGGATACCATTTGGTATCGCCCGGAAGTAGCAACTCTGTGGTGGTTGATGGTAGCGATTATTGTCAGTTCTACGGAGATAGTCAGTTCTAGGGAAATGCCTGCCCCTAGCTCCCGGTCAGATTAA
- the bioB gene encoding biotin synthase BioB, with translation MPLLIGSDFDPDSNPALDTNLWQDLATIALGGDIPSREQALRVLTAPDEAILDQLAAAYRVRRHYWGNRVRLHYLLNAQSGLCPEDCHYCSQSKISTAGIEKYPLLAKEKILAAAERAQALKAGTFCLVISGRSPNEGTFNRVLDAIETIKTTTDLKVCACLGLLSAEQTQQLAAAGVDRVNHNLNTSANYHDQICTTHTYGDRQETLEQIQAAKISTCSGGILGMGESNEDVVDMALSLRSLGVTSVPINFLIPIPGTPMAEQSTLTPRHCLRILALFRFLLPSQEIRMAGGREVHLRWLQPLGLYAANSIFVGDYLTTAGQGAEQDWQMIADAGFVLETADGSPLGEPPLTPSLAPSMATMARG, from the coding sequence ATGCCCCTACTCATTGGTTCAGATTTTGATCCAGATTCAAACCCTGCTTTAGATACAAACCTTTGGCAAGACCTAGCCACGATCGCCCTAGGGGGAGACATCCCTAGTCGGGAACAAGCTCTTAGGGTTCTCACGGCCCCGGATGAAGCGATTTTGGATCAATTGGCGGCGGCCTATCGGGTGCGGCGGCATTACTGGGGGAATCGGGTGCGTTTACATTACCTCCTGAATGCCCAGAGTGGCCTATGTCCTGAAGACTGCCATTATTGCTCCCAGTCAAAAATCTCCACAGCAGGCATTGAAAAGTATCCCCTCTTAGCCAAGGAGAAAATTCTCGCGGCGGCGGAACGGGCCCAGGCCCTGAAGGCAGGAACCTTTTGTCTGGTGATCTCCGGGCGATCGCCCAATGAAGGGACGTTTAATCGGGTCTTGGATGCGATTGAAACCATTAAAACTACCACCGATCTTAAGGTCTGTGCCTGTCTGGGTCTCTTGAGTGCTGAGCAAACCCAACAACTAGCGGCAGCGGGCGTGGATCGGGTGAATCACAACCTGAATACCTCGGCCAACTACCATGATCAAATCTGTACCACCCATACCTACGGCGATCGCCAAGAAACCCTTGAACAGATTCAGGCGGCTAAAATTAGTACCTGTTCTGGGGGCATCTTAGGGATGGGAGAATCCAACGAAGATGTAGTAGATATGGCCCTATCTCTGCGGAGTCTAGGGGTCACCAGTGTACCGATCAACTTTTTGATTCCGATACCGGGAACGCCCATGGCGGAGCAATCTACCTTAACGCCTCGCCATTGCCTGCGGATTTTAGCCCTGTTTCGGTTTTTACTGCCTAGTCAAGAAATTCGCATGGCCGGAGGTCGGGAGGTTCATCTGCGATGGCTGCAACCCTTGGGACTCTATGCCGCTAATTCGATTTTTGTCGGGGATTACTTAACCACCGCCGGTCAAGGGGCTGAGCAGGACTGGCAGATGATTGCCGATGCTGGATTTGTCCTCGAAACTGCCGATGGCTCTCCCCTAGGGGAACCCCCACTCACACCGTCTCTGGCACCGTCTATGGCTACTATGGCTAGGGGATAA
- a CDS encoding ABC transporter ATP-binding protein has product MTQSLPLAVSSPPATPPPLIRLDHLQKIYGKGETEVRALNGVNLLIERGEYCAIMGASGSGKSTMMNIIGCLDRPSHGHYFLDDIDVARLDDTELAHIRNRKIGFVFQQFHLLSQLTALENVMLPMVYANVSGPERRDRAITALEQVGLGHRLHNRPNQLSGGQQQRVAIARAIVNQPLLLLADEPTGALDSHTTQEILKIFGQLNENGMTVVMVTHEPDVAECTHRIVLFRDGKVIRDEPNHTPRGNKAVVQENVNVEISQSE; this is encoded by the coding sequence ATGACCCAATCCCTTCCCCTGGCAGTTTCAAGCCCCCCTGCCACCCCCCCACCCCTCATTCGCCTAGATCATCTCCAGAAAATTTATGGTAAAGGCGAAACTGAAGTCCGGGCCTTAAATGGGGTGAACCTGTTAATTGAGCGGGGAGAATACTGCGCCATTATGGGAGCCTCTGGGTCAGGCAAATCAACCATGATGAATATTATTGGTTGCCTCGATCGCCCCAGTCATGGCCATTATTTTCTAGATGACATCGATGTGGCCAGGCTGGATGATACGGAACTAGCCCATATCCGCAATCGTAAAATTGGCTTTGTCTTCCAGCAGTTCCACCTCCTGAGCCAGTTAACCGCCCTAGAGAATGTGATGCTGCCCATGGTTTATGCCAATGTGTCTGGCCCAGAGCGGCGAGATCGGGCCATAACGGCTTTGGAACAGGTGGGTCTAGGTCACCGTCTCCATAATCGTCCTAATCAACTCTCAGGGGGGCAACAACAACGGGTGGCGATCGCCCGGGCCATTGTCAATCAACCCCTGTTGCTTCTGGCCGATGAACCCACCGGAGCATTGGATAGCCACACCACCCAGGAAATTCTTAAAATTTTTGGCCAACTCAATGAGAATGGCATGACGGTGGTAATGGTCACCCATGAGCCGGATGTGGCCGAATGTACCCACCGGATTGTGCTCTTCCGGGATGGCAAAGTGATTCGGGACGAGCCAAATCATACCCCTAGGGGAAACAAAGCCGTGGTGCAAGAAAATGTAAATGTAGAGATCAGTCAGAGCGAGTGA
- a CDS encoding YkgJ family cysteine cluster protein, whose amino-acid sequence MATWQCIKGCGACCYLDLEERTEVPGYLNAEEWDTYLGLIGEDGWCIHLDPVNRECRIYDQRPRFCRVNPEVFQSLYGVPPEELNEFAIDCCREHIDDMYGDRSLERLRYDQAVSI is encoded by the coding sequence ATGGCAACTTGGCAATGTATTAAAGGGTGTGGAGCCTGCTGTTATCTGGATTTAGAGGAGCGGACAGAGGTTCCCGGATACCTGAATGCAGAGGAGTGGGACACCTACCTGGGTTTGATTGGTGAGGATGGCTGGTGCATCCATCTCGACCCAGTGAATCGAGAATGCCGTATCTATGATCAACGTCCGCGTTTCTGCCGCGTTAACCCTGAGGTCTTTCAATCGTTGTATGGTGTGCCCCCAGAAGAACTCAATGAGTTTGCCATTGATTGCTGCCGTGAACACATTGATGATATGTATGGCGATCGCAGCCTAGAACGCCTCCGCTATGATCAGGCTGTATCCATTTGA
- the psb30 gene encoding photosystem II reaction center protein Ycf12/Psb30, producing MGFLNFLGNINFEVIAQLTMISMIGIAGPVVIFLLALRRGNL from the coding sequence ATGGGGTTCTTAAACTTCCTTGGTAACATCAATTTTGAAGTCATTGCCCAATTGACGATGATTAGCATGATTGGCATTGCCGGCCCAGTCGTGATCTTCCTGCTAGCCCTGCGTCGAGGCAACCTTTAG
- the recJ gene encoding single-stranded-DNA-specific exonuclease RecJ, whose product MSSSPYPNQRWHLQESDPALISNLSQKLQCAPLLAQVLVNRGWQTEADIKAFLEPESLILPPPHEVFENLGIAVELLSQAIAQGQKITICGDYDADGMTSTALLLRALRHLGANIDYEIPSRMQEGYGINSRIVEDCHRRGIKLILTVDNGISALEPIQRARELGIAVIVTDHHDIPPELPPAEAILNPKLLPPDSPYASLAGVGVAYVLAISLAQRLGQVKGLVRPLRELCTLGTIADLAALTGVNRRWVKQGLQTIPQSNLAGIQALMLVSDSLPNANSSLKPTAVGFRLGPRINAIGRIGDPQVVIDLLTTDDSQEAQALAEICEATNKERQNLCTTIEEEAIALVEESGFDPEQERVLVILKSGWHHGVIGIVASRLLERYGVPVFIATPEDGNHLRGSARGIPEFDVFAALQDSADLLEKFGGHRAAGGFSLKTENLDRWRSRLRDFAHRCLEPEYLRPLVTLDAEISLADISWELYESLENLQPFGMGNPEPIFSSRGVRVLEQSTMGASQAHLKFTLGQENPHCPSETVTIPAKAWRWGDYYPLPQEIDIAYKLRSHNWRGQTTLELELAGFRPTVTTPVSISIKKNVEIPWDCPEPPNYPSPNWQPLDDLGQCLAHLRGDILIYGDQRPYVAQRELSAQIHYDRPRQVCPTFIFWTLPPSWSHLRWLLAIGKPNTVYLAGHRPRFPQGVELQAKLSIHLGQLQGQAQPKLNLLALGQTHWVAPRTIVAALRGMGYPCTGFKDTLPLEQEIEHLQQWYQRRAEDFLVKLSESP is encoded by the coding sequence ATGTCGTCTTCCCCCTATCCCAACCAACGTTGGCACCTCCAGGAGTCCGATCCGGCTCTGATTAGCAACTTATCCCAGAAATTACAATGCGCTCCCCTGTTGGCTCAAGTGTTGGTGAATCGGGGGTGGCAAACGGAAGCCGACATTAAAGCCTTTCTGGAGCCAGAGTCCTTAATTCTTCCTCCCCCCCATGAGGTTTTTGAAAATTTGGGAATTGCCGTTGAGCTATTGAGTCAGGCGATCGCCCAGGGGCAGAAAATAACTATTTGTGGGGACTACGATGCCGATGGTATGACCAGTACGGCACTGTTGCTGCGGGCCTTGCGCCACTTGGGGGCCAACATTGACTACGAAATTCCTTCACGGATGCAGGAGGGCTATGGCATTAATTCCCGCATTGTTGAAGACTGCCACCGACGGGGCATCAAGCTAATTTTAACCGTGGATAATGGCATTAGTGCCCTAGAACCCATTCAACGGGCCCGGGAATTGGGTATTGCCGTGATTGTGACCGATCACCATGACATACCGCCGGAATTGCCCCCGGCTGAAGCCATTCTCAATCCCAAATTGTTGCCCCCAGATTCCCCCTATGCCAGTTTGGCAGGGGTGGGTGTGGCCTATGTTTTAGCCATTTCCCTTGCCCAACGCCTAGGACAGGTCAAGGGTTTAGTGCGGCCCCTGCGCGAACTCTGTACACTGGGCACGATCGCCGATTTAGCGGCCTTAACGGGGGTGAACCGTCGCTGGGTGAAACAGGGTTTACAAACCATTCCCCAATCGAATTTAGCGGGAATTCAAGCTTTGATGCTGGTCTCAGATAGTCTGCCCAATGCCAATAGCAGCCTGAAACCAACCGCCGTCGGGTTTCGCCTCGGCCCTCGGATTAACGCCATTGGCCGCATTGGGGATCCCCAAGTTGTCATTGATCTGCTGACCACGGATGATTCCCAGGAAGCCCAAGCCCTGGCAGAAATCTGTGAGGCTACCAATAAGGAACGCCAGAACCTCTGTACAACCATTGAAGAAGAGGCGATCGCCCTGGTAGAAGAAAGCGGCTTTGATCCAGAGCAGGAACGGGTTTTAGTGATTCTTAAATCTGGCTGGCACCATGGCGTGATTGGCATTGTCGCTTCCCGACTATTGGAGCGGTATGGGGTTCCCGTGTTTATTGCCACCCCCGAAGATGGGAACCATTTACGGGGATCGGCGCGGGGCATTCCTGAGTTTGATGTCTTTGCCGCACTCCAGGATTCAGCGGATCTGCTGGAAAAATTTGGTGGACATCGAGCGGCCGGTGGATTTTCCCTCAAAACTGAAAATTTAGACCGCTGGCGATCGCGGCTACGGGACTTTGCCCATCGCTGTTTGGAACCTGAGTACCTGCGTCCCTTAGTAACCCTGGATGCTGAAATTAGTTTGGCGGATATTTCCTGGGAACTCTACGAAAGTCTGGAAAATCTGCAACCCTTTGGTATGGGCAATCCAGAGCCGATCTTTTCCAGTCGGGGAGTTAGGGTTTTAGAGCAAAGCACCATGGGAGCCAGTCAGGCTCACCTCAAATTTACCCTCGGCCAGGAAAATCCCCATTGCCCCAGTGAAACAGTTACCATACCGGCAAAGGCTTGGCGGTGGGGAGACTATTACCCTTTGCCCCAGGAGATTGATATTGCCTACAAACTGCGATCGCACAATTGGCGAGGCCAAACCACCCTGGAGTTGGAATTAGCGGGGTTCCGTCCCACCGTCACGACTCCTGTATCTATCTCCATCAAGAAAAATGTGGAAATTCCCTGGGACTGTCCCGAGCCACCGAATTACCCCTCCCCCAACTGGCAGCCGTTGGATGACCTCGGCCAATGTTTAGCCCACCTCAGGGGAGATATTTTAATCTATGGCGATCAACGGCCCTACGTCGCTCAACGGGAACTATCCGCCCAAATTCACTACGATCGCCCCCGGCAGGTCTGTCCAACGTTTATTTTTTGGACCTTACCGCCGTCTTGGAGCCATTTACGCTGGTTACTGGCCATCGGCAAACCTAACACTGTCTACCTGGCCGGCCACCGCCCCCGTTTTCCCCAGGGGGTAGAACTCCAGGCCAAGCTGAGCATTCATCTGGGCCAGCTTCAGGGACAGGCACAGCCGAAACTCAATTTATTGGCCCTCGGCCAAACCCATTGGGTCGCCCCCCGCACCATCGTTGCTGCCCTTCGGGGAATGGGTTATCCCTGCACGGGATTTAAGGATACATTACCCCTAGAGCAGGAAATAGAACACCTTCAGCAGTGGTATCAGCGGAGGGCTGAGGATTTTTTAGTTAAACTAAGTGAGTCCCCTTAA
- a CDS encoding glutathione S-transferase family protein — protein sequence MTVAPLSWSELEAINDFSVDLIHGATNSQSGLRLFGQTEDQVRVTLYRDHHAWCPYCQKVWLWLEEKQIPYRIQKVSMVCYGQKQDWYKQKVPSGMLPALELDGRLITESDDILIALERTFGPLGYEMTDATVIPLRQLERSLFRAWCIWLCSRYRSEREEQRRRDQFTAVIKDLEAALDLTPPYFLPVFSVVDVIFTPFLERMNASLYYYKGYSLREENIGLAAWFAAMETRSTYRGTQSDFHTHVHDLPPQMGGCYSNAHPQTQINQNRVNFGPWLGLPDVSYPEPDTARQEALYRVLKHRTNIMRVNPASPEVIDWALRCALTKLIKGEDCLPPPGSDGALRYLRDRISVPRDMSIYAAKHLRQALEVTAALAGDGQPAPLPVNHRQDQNPANFNVSSA from the coding sequence ATGACGGTTGCGCCACTCAGTTGGTCTGAATTAGAGGCCATCAATGATTTTTCAGTTGACCTAATTCATGGAGCCACCAACTCTCAGTCCGGCTTACGGTTATTTGGACAGACTGAAGATCAGGTGCGAGTTACCCTCTATCGGGATCATCATGCTTGGTGTCCCTACTGTCAAAAGGTCTGGCTTTGGCTTGAGGAAAAGCAAATTCCCTACCGCATCCAAAAAGTATCCATGGTTTGCTATGGCCAAAAGCAGGACTGGTATAAGCAAAAGGTTCCCTCTGGAATGTTGCCGGCCTTGGAATTGGATGGCCGTTTGATCACCGAAAGTGATGATATTTTGATTGCCCTAGAGCGAACCTTTGGCCCCCTAGGGTATGAGATGACAGACGCAACAGTGATTCCCCTGCGCCAATTGGAGCGATCGCTGTTTCGGGCTTGGTGTATTTGGCTCTGTTCCCGCTACCGCTCAGAACGGGAAGAACAACGGCGGCGAGATCAATTTACCGCAGTAATCAAAGACTTGGAAGCAGCCCTAGACCTAACCCCTCCCTACTTTTTACCCGTTTTTAGTGTAGTTGATGTGATCTTTACCCCCTTTTTGGAGCGCATGAATGCCAGTCTGTACTACTATAAGGGCTATTCACTTCGAGAAGAAAATATAGGTTTAGCCGCTTGGTTTGCGGCCATGGAAACCCGCTCGACCTATCGCGGTACCCAAAGTGATTTTCATACCCACGTCCATGATTTACCGCCCCAAATGGGGGGATGTTACAGCAACGCCCATCCCCAGACCCAGATCAACCAAAACCGTGTTAATTTTGGGCCTTGGTTGGGATTGCCCGATGTGTCCTATCCAGAGCCGGATACAGCGCGGCAAGAGGCCCTCTACCGGGTATTGAAGCATCGTACAAATATTATGCGGGTGAACCCCGCCAGTCCAGAGGTGATTGATTGGGCACTTCGTTGCGCTCTCACCAAATTGATCAAGGGAGAAGACTGTTTACCGCCCCCAGGTTCCGATGGGGCATTGCGCTATTTGCGCGATCGCATTAGTGTGCCCCGAGATATGTCAATCTATGCAGCCAAGCATCTACGGCAGGCCTTGGAAGTAACGGCGGCTTTGGCTGGAGATGGCCAACCGGCCCCGTTGCCCGTGAATCACCGCCAAGATCAGAACCCAGCTAATTTTAACGTGAGTTCGGCTTAA
- a CDS encoding DUF309 domain-containing protein: MVVLTPDHFPDAFWRAIAQFNQKDYYACHDTLEDLWMEAIEPERSFYQGLLQLAVACYHLSQGNRRGAILLLGEGMKRLKPYGADYAHLNIAQLRQQAQSLQRELQQSGEVLPLPDLSISKNDL, encoded by the coding sequence ATGGTTGTACTGACCCCTGACCATTTCCCAGATGCCTTTTGGCGGGCGATCGCCCAGTTTAATCAAAAAGACTACTACGCCTGCCACGACACTCTTGAAGACCTATGGATGGAAGCGATCGAACCGGAACGCAGCTTTTATCAGGGACTTTTGCAATTAGCCGTTGCCTGCTATCACCTCAGCCAAGGCAATCGCCGGGGAGCCATCTTGCTTCTAGGGGAAGGGATGAAGCGATTAAAACCCTATGGAGCGGACTACGCTCACCTCAACATTGCCCAACTGCGGCAACAGGCCCAATCCTTGCAACGAGAACTCCAGCAGTCTGGAGAGGTGTTACCCCTGCCCGATCTCTCTATTTCTAAAAATGATTTATAA
- a CDS encoding phosphoglycerate kinase encodes MSKKTLADLSTADLDGKRVLVRADFNVPLDSNGQITDDTRIRAALPTIQDLITKNAKVILTSHFGRPKGVDDKLRLTPVAQRLGELLNTTVVKLDDCIGEAVVNHSQAMTPGQVCLLENVRFHPEEEKNDPEFAQQLAACADVYVNDAFGTAHRAHASTEGVTKYLRPCVAGFLIEKELEYLQNAIEHPRRPLAAIVGGSKVSSKIGVIESLLEKVDKLILGGGMIFTFYQARGLSVGKSLVEADKLELAQQLEIKAKEKGVDFLLPTDVVVADAFAADANAKTVPVSEIPEGWMGLDIGPDSVQAFQAALTECKTVIWNGPMGVFEFDKFAVGTEAIARTLAELTGTGVCTIIGGGDSVAAVEKVGVASQMSHISTGGGASLELLEGKVLPGIAALDDL; translated from the coding sequence GTGTCCAAAAAAACCTTAGCAGATCTGTCTACCGCTGATTTAGATGGTAAACGAGTCTTAGTTCGGGCTGATTTTAATGTTCCTTTAGATAGCAATGGCCAGATCACTGACGATACCCGCATTCGCGCCGCCCTACCGACCATTCAAGACTTGATCACTAAAAACGCTAAGGTGATTCTGACCAGTCACTTTGGTCGCCCCAAGGGGGTGGATGACAAGCTGCGTCTTACTCCGGTGGCCCAGCGACTCGGAGAACTACTCAATACCACCGTTGTCAAACTAGATGACTGCATTGGTGAAGCGGTCGTTAACCATAGCCAAGCCATGACCCCTGGCCAGGTCTGTCTACTGGAAAATGTACGCTTCCATCCCGAAGAAGAAAAAAATGATCCCGAGTTTGCCCAGCAATTAGCTGCCTGCGCCGATGTCTACGTGAATGATGCCTTTGGTACGGCCCACCGCGCCCATGCCTCCACGGAAGGTGTCACTAAGTATCTCCGGCCCTGTGTGGCGGGATTCCTGATTGAGAAGGAACTCGAGTATCTGCAAAATGCCATTGAACATCCGCGGCGGCCCTTGGCAGCCATTGTCGGCGGCTCTAAGGTTTCCTCTAAAATTGGTGTCATTGAAAGCCTCCTGGAAAAAGTAGATAAGCTGATCCTTGGCGGCGGCATGATTTTCACGTTCTACCAAGCACGGGGTCTGAGCGTGGGTAAATCCCTCGTAGAGGCAGACAAATTGGAGTTAGCCCAGCAGCTAGAAATCAAAGCGAAGGAAAAAGGTGTCGATTTTCTGTTGCCCACGGATGTGGTCGTTGCCGATGCCTTTGCCGCCGATGCCAATGCTAAAACCGTTCCAGTCTCAGAAATCCCTGAGGGCTGGATGGGTCTAGATATTGGCCCGGATTCGGTTCAGGCGTTTCAGGCAGCCCTGACAGAATGTAAAACCGTCATCTGGAATGGCCCCATGGGGGTGTTTGAGTTTGACAAATTTGCCGTGGGTACTGAGGCGATCGCCCGCACCCTAGCCGAATTAACGGGAACCGGCGTTTGCACCATTATTGGCGGTGGGGACTCCGTTGCAGCGGTGGAAAAGGTCGGCGTAGCCAGTCAGATGAGTCATATTTCCACGGGAGGTGGTGCAAGCCTAGAACTCCTAGAAGGAAAGGTCTTGCCAGGCATTGCCGCCCTAGATGATCTCTAA
- a CDS encoding universal stress protein — MFKTILFPIDRSRDTQEAVQTVVELVRLCQSKLILLSVQNDQIADPDLAAAIASFLEEAKTAFSAQGIIAETLLRQGKPAFVICDVADELQIDLIVMGCRGTGLTQEGINESVSNRVINLSSCPVLVVP; from the coding sequence ATGTTCAAAACAATTCTCTTTCCCATCGATCGCAGCCGTGATACCCAAGAAGCGGTACAAACGGTTGTTGAGTTAGTCCGTCTATGTCAAAGCAAACTCATTTTACTGTCAGTACAAAATGATCAGATTGCCGACCCTGACTTGGCTGCGGCGATCGCCAGCTTTTTAGAGGAGGCCAAAACGGCATTTTCCGCCCAGGGGATTATTGCTGAAACCCTGCTGCGTCAAGGTAAACCCGCCTTTGTTATCTGCGATGTGGCGGATGAGTTGCAAATCGACTTGATTGTGATGGGCTGTCGGGGAACAGGCTTGACCCAGGAAGGTATTAATGAAAGCGTTAGCAATCGGGTGATTAATCTTTCCTCCTGCCCGGTCTTAGTAGTTCCCTAG
- a CDS encoding type II toxin-antitoxin system HicB family antitoxin — MKFNVTLERDEDGVWIIECPSIPGCISQGQTKEDALENIKDAIAACLQVRAERGLPLTVETHQVEVVA; from the coding sequence ATGAAATTCAATGTAACCCTTGAGCGTGATGAGGATGGAGTTTGGATTATAGAGTGTCCTAGTATTCCAGGCTGTATTAGTCAGGGACAAACGAAAGAGGACGCACTTGAAAACATCAAGGATGCCATAGCGGCTTGCCTACAAGTTCGTGCAGAGCGTGGCTTACCACTTACGGTGGAAACCCATCAAGTAGAGGTTGTAGCTTAA